In Candidatus Roseilinea sp., one DNA window encodes the following:
- a CDS encoding copper-translocating P-type ATPase, with protein sequence MNAIELPITGMTCANCANTIERVLRATPGIASAAVNFAGERASVMFDPAQVSPAQIIERVRSAGYDVPLAHVELPVVGMTCANCANTIERVVKKLPGVAAANVNLASERASVDYLPGTASIAEIVAAIRKAGYDVPTQAATAGQASPLEVERAARRAEIADRRRRLIVGLLFALPAFALSMSRDLGLLAALFGPNFAPMTGAMAGHSMPEHIAINWILFALALPVQLYTGWPYYRHGYQALRNGAPNMDVLVALGSSVAFGYSAWVVLSRSGEHVYFETSAMILALISVGKYLEARAKGRTGAAIERLLGLTPKTARVLRRRADAEGVADEEVEMPIAQIAIGDVIVARPGERIAADGVVIAGHSAVDESMVTGESVPRDKQPGDPVIAGTLNKEGVLRYEAARIGQDTLLAQIVRLVEQAQGSKAPIQTLADRISAVFVPAVLFIAALTFAAWLLLSGDFQRAMINAVAVLVIACPCALGLATPTAIMVGMGKGAELGILFKNGAVLEQAAKIGVVAFDKTGTLTQGKPAVAEVIGFADATPESALALAASAERNSEHPLAQAVVAAAEARRLPIAPAERFQALPGRGVTAIVANGATPAGTHHLVAVGNLRLMQAQGVAVDGQAAQAVARLQAEGQTVMLIAVDGALGGAIGLMDTPRPEAQAGVAELRRRGIHTVMLTGDNAAAAQAVARAVGMDEYIAEVLPADKAAKIAALQATGRGKVAMVGDGINDAPALAQADLGIAIGAGTDVAIEAASVTLMRNDLRGVAQALDLARLTVRGIRQNLFWAFFYNVLLIPVAALGIFQQYGPILAAGAMAFSSLFVIGNSLRLRRAQV encoded by the coding sequence ATGAACGCGATCGAACTGCCCATCACGGGCATGACGTGCGCCAACTGCGCCAACACCATCGAGCGCGTCTTGCGCGCGACGCCCGGCATAGCCAGCGCAGCGGTGAACTTCGCCGGCGAACGCGCCTCGGTCATGTTCGATCCGGCGCAAGTCTCGCCCGCGCAGATCATCGAGCGCGTGCGGTCGGCGGGCTACGACGTGCCGCTAGCACACGTCGAGCTGCCGGTCGTGGGCATGACCTGCGCCAATTGTGCGAATACGATCGAGCGCGTCGTGAAGAAGCTGCCCGGCGTGGCCGCAGCCAACGTCAATCTGGCCAGCGAGCGGGCATCCGTGGACTATCTGCCCGGCACCGCGAGCATCGCCGAGATCGTTGCGGCGATCCGCAAGGCCGGTTACGACGTGCCGACGCAGGCTGCCACAGCGGGCCAGGCGTCGCCGCTGGAGGTCGAGCGCGCCGCGCGCCGCGCCGAGATCGCCGACCGCCGGCGCCGCCTGATCGTCGGTCTGCTTTTCGCCCTGCCGGCCTTCGCGCTGAGCATGAGCCGCGACCTGGGGCTATTGGCCGCCCTGTTCGGGCCCAACTTCGCCCCGATGACCGGCGCGATGGCCGGGCACAGCATGCCGGAGCACATCGCCATCAACTGGATCCTGTTCGCACTGGCTCTGCCGGTGCAGCTTTACACCGGCTGGCCGTATTACCGGCACGGCTACCAGGCGCTGCGCAACGGCGCACCCAACATGGACGTGCTGGTCGCGCTGGGCTCCAGCGTGGCCTTCGGCTATTCGGCGTGGGTGGTGCTGAGCAGGAGCGGCGAACACGTCTATTTCGAGACCTCGGCGATGATCCTGGCGCTGATCAGCGTGGGCAAATACCTGGAGGCGCGCGCCAAAGGGCGCACCGGCGCGGCAATCGAACGGCTACTCGGCCTGACCCCGAAGACAGCGCGCGTGCTGCGCCGGCGCGCCGATGCTGAGGGCGTCGCCGATGAAGAAGTCGAAATGCCGATCGCGCAGATCGCCATCGGCGATGTGATCGTCGCCCGCCCTGGCGAGCGGATCGCCGCCGACGGCGTGGTGATCGCTGGCCACTCGGCCGTAGATGAAAGCATGGTCACCGGCGAGAGCGTGCCGCGCGATAAGCAGCCGGGCGACCCGGTGATCGCCGGCACGTTGAACAAGGAGGGCGTGCTACGCTATGAGGCGGCGCGCATCGGCCAGGATACGCTGCTGGCCCAGATCGTCCGCCTGGTCGAGCAGGCGCAGGGCAGCAAGGCACCCATCCAGACGCTGGCCGACCGGATCTCGGCTGTCTTCGTGCCGGCGGTGCTGTTCATCGCCGCGCTGACTTTCGCCGCCTGGCTGCTGCTGAGCGGCGACTTCCAGCGCGCCATGATCAACGCGGTGGCGGTGCTGGTCATCGCTTGCCCGTGCGCGCTCGGCCTGGCCACGCCCACCGCGATCATGGTCGGTATGGGCAAGGGCGCAGAACTCGGCATCTTGTTCAAGAACGGTGCGGTGCTGGAGCAAGCCGCGAAGATCGGCGTGGTCGCCTTCGACAAGACCGGCACACTCACCCAGGGCAAGCCGGCGGTCGCCGAGGTGATCGGCTTCGCCGATGCCACGCCCGAATCAGCGCTGGCGCTGGCCGCGAGCGCCGAGCGGAACAGTGAACACCCGCTGGCGCAAGCCGTGGTCGCGGCGGCAGAGGCGCGCCGGCTGCCGATCGCGCCAGCCGAGCGCTTCCAGGCTCTGCCCGGCCGTGGCGTCACTGCAATCGTAGCGAACGGCGCGACGCCGGCCGGAACACATCACCTCGTCGCGGTCGGCAACTTGCGGCTGATGCAGGCGCAAGGCGTCGCCGTAGACGGCCAGGCCGCCCAAGCCGTCGCCCGGCTGCAAGCCGAAGGCCAGACGGTAATGCTGATCGCCGTGGATGGGGCGCTCGGCGGCGCGATCGGGTTGATGGACACGCCCAGGCCGGAAGCCCAAGCCGGCGTCGCCGAGCTCAGGCGGCGCGGCATTCACACTGTGATGCTGACCGGCGACAACGCGGCAGCAGCGCAGGCAGTCGCGCGCGCCGTCGGTATGGACGAGTACATCGCCGAGGTGCTCCCAGCCGACAAGGCGGCCAAGATCGCAGCGCTGCAGGCCACCGGGCGTGGCAAGGTCGCCATGGTCGGCGATGGTATCAACGACGCGCCTGCCCTGGCCCAGGCCGACCTCGGCATCGCCATCGGTGCCGGCACCGACGTGGCCATCGAAGCCGCCAGCGTCACTCTGATGCGCAACGACCTGCGCGGCGTGGCCCAGGCGCTCGACCTGGCCCGCCTGACTGTGCGCGGCATCCGGCAGAATCTGTTCTGGGCCTTCTTCTACAACGTGCTGCTGATCCCCGTGGCAGCGCTCGGCATCTTCCAGCAATACGGGCCGATCCTGGCCGCCGGCGCGATGGCTTTCAGCTCGCTCTTCGTGATCGGCAACAGCCTGCGCCTGCGCCGAGCGCAGGTGTAA
- a CDS encoding nucleoside-diphosphate kinase, whose amino-acid sequence MERTLIIIKPDGVQRALVGEVIKRFEARGLRIAGLKLMQISRELAEEHYAEHKGKPFFEGTVKFITSAPVVVMCLEGPNAIAAARQTMGATRPNEATPGSIRADFGLDVSRNIVHGSDGPETAAREIALYFKPEELISYQRAGDVWLKE is encoded by the coding sequence ATGGAACGCACACTGATCATCATCAAACCCGACGGCGTGCAACGCGCGCTGGTCGGCGAAGTCATCAAACGATTCGAGGCACGGGGCCTGCGCATCGCCGGCCTGAAGCTGATGCAGATCTCGCGCGAGTTGGCCGAGGAACACTACGCCGAGCACAAGGGCAAACCGTTCTTCGAGGGCACGGTGAAGTTCATCACCTCGGCGCCGGTCGTGGTGATGTGCCTGGAGGGGCCGAACGCCATCGCTGCTGCGCGCCAGACCATGGGCGCGACGCGGCCCAATGAGGCGACGCCCGGCAGCATTCGCGCCGACTTCGGCCTGGACGTCTCGCGCAACATCGTGCACGGCAGCGACGGCCCGGAGACCGCCGCGCGGGAGATCGCGCTCTACTTCAAGCCGGAAGAGCTGATCAGCTATCAGCGTGCCGGCGACGTCTGGCTGAAGGAGTGA
- the gltX gene encoding glutamate--tRNA ligase — protein sequence MKARTRFAPSPTGELHIGGVRTAIFSWLLAKHTGGEFYLRIEDTDQDRYVPGSTRRILESFDWLGITLDGGPDHEELRTMKTNEDYPGALEDGEYKGVPGPFVQSHRLHLYKQWAEWLVEHGYAYRANETPEELQRMREAAQARKQTFIFREEMRLRPEVRPDEPHVIRMRILPRDGRTEFDDLIKGRVSFENAQVDDQVLLKMDGFPTYHLAVVVDDHLQGVTHVLRGDDWLPSAPKHVLLYRYFGWEEPKWAHVPNVLGTDGKKLSKRHGAQSVFEFRDQGYIPEALINFLALLGWAPGGGDEQNVFTREELIAKFSMEGVGSSPAVFDYHKLDWLNGVHIRRLAPEDLAERLIPFLAHAGIPVDTPEKRALLLRIVPHIQERTKKLTDAAPLVDFFFADIQTPPAEMLIGPKMEQHLSLYALRETRRVVESVEPFEDAPLEQAMRVLCEALQLKPTQLFTVVRNAVTGKSVTPPLFATMAILGRETCLIRLDRAIARLQSGE from the coding sequence GTGAAGGCGCGCACTCGCTTCGCACCCTCGCCGACGGGAGAACTGCACATCGGCGGTGTCCGCACCGCCATCTTCAGTTGGCTGCTGGCCAAGCACACCGGCGGCGAGTTCTACCTGCGCATCGAGGACACCGACCAGGATCGCTACGTCCCCGGATCTACCCGGCGCATCCTGGAGTCGTTCGACTGGCTGGGCATCACCCTGGACGGCGGGCCGGATCACGAAGAATTGCGGACGATGAAGACGAACGAGGACTACCCCGGCGCGCTGGAGGACGGCGAATACAAGGGCGTGCCGGGGCCGTTCGTCCAGTCGCATCGCCTGCACCTCTACAAACAGTGGGCCGAATGGCTGGTCGAGCACGGGTATGCCTATCGCGCCAACGAGACGCCGGAAGAGCTGCAGCGCATGCGCGAGGCGGCCCAGGCGCGCAAGCAGACCTTCATCTTCCGCGAGGAGATGCGCCTGCGTCCCGAGGTGCGTCCGGACGAGCCGCACGTCATCCGCATGCGCATCCTGCCGCGCGATGGGCGCACCGAGTTCGACGACCTGATCAAAGGGCGGGTGAGCTTCGAGAACGCCCAGGTGGACGACCAGGTGTTGCTGAAGATGGACGGCTTCCCGACGTATCACCTGGCCGTCGTCGTGGACGACCATCTGCAGGGCGTGACGCACGTGCTGCGCGGCGACGACTGGCTGCCCAGCGCGCCCAAGCATGTGTTGCTCTACCGCTACTTCGGCTGGGAGGAGCCGAAGTGGGCACATGTGCCCAACGTGCTGGGCACCGACGGCAAGAAGCTGAGCAAGCGCCACGGTGCGCAGAGTGTTTTCGAGTTCCGCGACCAGGGCTACATCCCCGAGGCGCTGATCAACTTTCTCGCGCTGCTCGGCTGGGCGCCCGGCGGCGGCGACGAGCAAAATGTCTTCACCCGCGAGGAGCTGATCGCCAAGTTCTCGATGGAGGGCGTGGGCAGCTCGCCGGCCGTGTTCGACTACCACAAGCTGGACTGGTTGAACGGCGTGCACATCCGGCGGCTGGCGCCCGAGGACCTGGCCGAGCGGCTGATCCCTTTCCTCGCCCACGCGGGCATTCCCGTGGATACGCCGGAGAAGCGCGCGTTGCTGCTCAGGATCGTCCCGCACATCCAGGAGCGCACCAAAAAATTGACCGACGCCGCGCCGCTGGTGGATTTCTTCTTCGCCGATATCCAGACGCCGCCGGCCGAGATGCTGATCGGCCCGAAGATGGAGCAGCACCTCTCGCTCTACGCGCTGCGCGAGACGCGCCGGGTGGTCGAGTCGGTCGAGCCGTTCGAAGATGCGCCGCTGGAGCAAGCGATGCGCGTGTTGTGCGAGGCGTTGCAACTCAAGCCGACGCAACTGTTCACCGTGGTGCGCAACGCGGTGACCGGCAAATCCGTCACGCCGCCCCTGTTTGCCACCATGGCCATCCTCGGCCGCGAGACCTGCCTGATTCGCCTCGACCGCGCCATCGCGCGGTTGCAGTCCGGCGAATGA
- the queG gene encoding epoxyqueuosine reductase: MLSASLVRERAIEMGFDLVGFAPAGPVPGAERFLAWLSAGHHGQMAYMAREPERRLDPRRVMPGARTVVIVGVSYETLAVPHEILQDPSRGRIARYAWGADYHDVITPALRAFGEWLAKESRAYVDTGPVLERAWAERCGLGFIGKNTCLIHRKRGSYLFLGAVLLNEELSIENEEIGMEQSLSQFSILNSRFQRCGRCSRCLDACPTQAFPAPGVLDARRCISYLTIELKGSIPVELRPLMGNWVFGCDICQDVCPYVRRFSRPSGSWLAKAFYPPNVERAAPKLLDLLSMDRMTFNARFKGTAIMRARRRGLLRNACVAAGNWGSDEALPALRRLLDDEEPLVREHAAWAIATISECAVHTSRAARSVSEEL; encoded by the coding sequence ATGCTGAGCGCAAGCCTGGTTCGTGAGCGCGCCATCGAGATGGGATTCGACCTAGTCGGGTTTGCGCCGGCCGGGCCGGTGCCGGGCGCCGAGCGCTTCCTGGCCTGGCTGAGCGCCGGACATCACGGCCAAATGGCCTACATGGCGCGCGAGCCGGAACGTCGGCTGGACCCGCGGCGCGTCATGCCCGGCGCGCGCACCGTCGTCATCGTCGGCGTGAGCTACGAGACGCTGGCCGTGCCACACGAGATACTCCAAGACCCGTCGCGCGGGCGCATCGCCCGCTACGCCTGGGGCGCCGACTACCACGACGTGATCACGCCGGCGCTGCGTGCCTTCGGCGAATGGCTGGCCAAAGAATCGCGCGCCTACGTGGACACCGGGCCGGTGCTGGAACGCGCCTGGGCCGAGCGCTGCGGCCTGGGCTTCATCGGCAAGAACACCTGCTTGATCCACCGCAAGCGCGGCAGCTACCTGTTCCTGGGCGCCGTGCTTTTGAATGAAGAATTGAGCATCGAGAATGAAGAAATTGGCATGGAGCAATCCCTTTCTCAATTCTCAATTCTCAATTCTCGATTCCAAAGATGCGGTCGCTGCAGCCGCTGCCTCGACGCCTGCCCGACCCAAGCCTTCCCTGCGCCCGGCGTGCTCGACGCGCGGCGCTGCATCTCCTACCTCACCATCGAGCTGAAAGGCAGCATTCCGGTCGAACTCCGTCCGTTGATGGGCAACTGGGTGTTCGGCTGCGACATTTGCCAGGACGTGTGCCCTTACGTCCGGCGATTCTCACGTCCGTCCGGCTCTTGGCTGGCGAAGGCGTTTTACCCACCGAACGTCGAGCGCGCCGCACCCAAGTTGCTAGATTTGTTGAGCATGGATCGGATGACATTTAACGCCCGCTTCAAGGGCACGGCTATCATGCGGGCGAGGCGACGTGGCTTGTTGCGCAACGCGTGTGTCGCCGCCGGCAACTGGGGGAGCGACGAAGCACTGCCGGCGTTGCGCCGCCTGCTCGACGACGAAGAGCCGCTGGTGCGCGAGCACGCTGCGTGGGCCATCGCTACAATAAGTGAGTGCGCTGTCCACACGAGCCGCGCCGCGCGTTCAGTGAGTGAAGAACTATGA
- a CDS encoding peptidase, whose amino-acid sequence MHSPTVAPYGSWKSPITADLIAGKTIGLGQIALDGDDTYWIESRPAEGGRYTVVRLRDGAIEEIIPAPFNVRTRVHEYGGGAFLVHRGAIYFSNFKDQRLYRTANGDAPHPITPESGAKLRYADAVMDARRNRLICVREDHTPDDREAINTIVAVAADGDAAGGSVLVAGHDFYAAPRLSPDGTRLAWLAWNHPNMPWDGTELWLADVNDDGTLTHHRLIAGGPRESIFQPDWSPDGVLHFVSDRTGWWNLYRRRDEEIQALHPMEAEFGEPQWVFGQSTYAFVAPTRIVCAYTQNGVEHLALLDADSGEWREIESPYTAIGGVRADSRRVVFNAGAPAEFASIVQLDLASGVFTTLKRAGDLQLDPGYISVAQPIEFPTEGGLTAHAFFYPPRNRDFVAPAGERPPLLVMSHGGPTGATSSALSLKVQFWTSRGIAVLDVNYGGSTGYGRAYRERLNGQWGVVDVDDCVNGARYLAQQGRVDGERLMITGGSAGGYTTLCALTFRDVFKAGASHYGVSDAEALARDTHKFESRYLDNLIGPYPERRDLYIQRSPVHFAHRINAPLILLQGLEDVIVPPNQSEAMFAAVRNKGLPTAYVTFEGEQHGFRKAENIKRALEAELYFYGRVFGFTPADSIEPVEIENMG is encoded by the coding sequence ATGCATTCGCCTACCGTCGCTCCCTACGGTTCATGGAAGTCGCCCATCACCGCCGACCTGATCGCCGGCAAGACCATCGGCTTGGGACAAATCGCCCTGGACGGCGACGATACCTACTGGATCGAGAGCCGTCCTGCCGAGGGCGGCCGCTACACAGTCGTCCGCCTGCGGGATGGCGCCATCGAGGAAATCATCCCGGCACCCTTCAACGTCCGCACGCGCGTGCACGAATACGGCGGCGGCGCGTTTCTTGTGCATCGCGGCGCGATCTATTTCTCGAATTTCAAAGACCAGCGGCTATACCGCACCGCCAACGGCGACGCCCCCCACCCCATCACACCCGAAAGCGGCGCCAAGCTGCGCTATGCCGACGCGGTGATGGATGCGCGGCGCAACCGCCTGATCTGCGTGCGCGAAGACCACACGCCCGACGATCGCGAGGCGATCAACACGATCGTCGCCGTCGCGGCAGACGGCGACGCGGCCGGCGGCAGCGTGCTAGTCGCCGGCCACGACTTCTACGCCGCGCCGCGCCTCAGCCCGGACGGGACGCGCCTGGCCTGGCTGGCCTGGAATCACCCCAACATGCCCTGGGACGGCACGGAACTCTGGCTGGCCGACGTCAACGATGACGGCACGCTCACTCACCACCGTCTCATCGCCGGCGGCCCGCGCGAGTCCATCTTCCAACCGGACTGGTCGCCGGACGGCGTGCTGCACTTCGTCTCCGACCGCACCGGCTGGTGGAATCTCTACCGCCGGCGCGACGAGGAAATTCAGGCATTGCACCCGATGGAAGCCGAGTTCGGCGAGCCACAATGGGTCTTCGGCCAGAGCACCTACGCGTTCGTAGCGCCGACGCGGATCGTCTGCGCCTACACCCAGAACGGCGTCGAACACTTGGCGCTGCTCGACGCGGATTCGGGCGAGTGGCGCGAAATCGAGTCGCCCTACACCGCGATCGGCGGCGTGCGGGCCGACAGCCGACGCGTGGTCTTCAACGCCGGCGCACCGGCCGAGTTCGCGTCCATCGTCCAGCTCGATCTCGCTTCGGGCGTGTTCACGACGCTCAAGCGGGCCGGCGACCTGCAGCTCGACCCCGGCTACATCTCGGTCGCCCAGCCCATCGAGTTTCCCACCGAAGGCGGGCTGACGGCGCACGCGTTCTTCTATCCGCCGCGCAACCGCGACTTCGTCGCGCCGGCAGGCGAACGCCCGCCGCTGCTGGTGATGAGCCATGGCGGCCCGACCGGCGCGACGAGCAGCGCGCTCAGCCTGAAGGTGCAATTCTGGACCAGCCGCGGCATTGCCGTGCTCGACGTGAACTATGGCGGCAGCACCGGTTACGGTCGGGCCTACCGCGAGCGGTTGAACGGGCAGTGGGGCGTGGTGGACGTGGACGATTGCGTGAACGGCGCGCGCTACCTGGCGCAGCAGGGCCGGGTGGACGGCGAGCGGCTGATGATCACCGGCGGCAGCGCCGGCGGCTATACCACGCTGTGCGCGCTGACCTTCCGCGACGTCTTCAAGGCCGGCGCCAGCCACTACGGCGTGAGCGACGCCGAGGCGCTGGCGCGCGATACGCACAAGTTCGAATCGCGTTACCTCGACAACCTGATCGGCCCCTACCCCGAGCGACGCGACCTCTACATCCAGCGCTCGCCGGTGCATTTCGCACACCGCATCAACGCGCCGCTGATCCTGCTGCAGGGGTTGGAGGACGTGATCGTGCCGCCCAATCAGTCCGAAGCGATGTTCGCCGCCGTGCGCAACAAGGGGCTGCCGACGGCCTACGTCACCTTCGAGGGCGAACAGCACGGCTTCCGCAAGGCCGAGAACATCAAGCGCGCGCTGGAAGCCGAGCTGTATTTCTACGGGCGGGTGTTCGGCTTCACGCCGGCGGACTCGATCGAGCCGGTCGAGATTGAGAATATGGGGTGA
- the leuB gene encoding isocitrate dehydrogenase, translated as MRAVANSTIPITVAYGDGIGPEIMEAVLSILDAAQVPLRYEVIEVGQKLYDQGHTAGIAPESWDIIRRNPAFLKAPITTQLGTGGKSFNVTVRKALNLFANVRPCKSYAPFVASAHPGMNLVIIRENEEDLYAGIEHRQTREVTQVLKLITQPGTERIIRYAFEYARAYGRRKVTCMTKDNIMKLTDGLFHRTFERIAAEYSDIQAEHMIIDIGTARLAAQPERFDVIVTLNLYGDILSDVAAQIAGSIGLAGSANVGPRVSMFEAVHGSAPDIAGKGVANPSGLLVAATQMLVHLGLADSAECIKNAWLCTLEDGLHTADIYRPELSNQLVGTAAFARAVIERLGCTPRQLQPVHYKATGIRAAITDTPKPAKALVGVDVFLDWDQDGRDPNVLGAALTRHAPPGWQLKMITNRGVKVYPEGLPETFCTDHWRCRFLAVPEPISYAEALMLLNALHAAGFEIIKTENLYTFDGERGYSLGQGE; from the coding sequence ATGCGCGCCGTGGCTAATTCGACTATCCCCATCACCGTCGCCTACGGCGATGGCATCGGCCCCGAGATCATGGAGGCGGTGCTCAGCATCCTGGACGCCGCGCAGGTGCCGCTGCGCTACGAGGTCATCGAGGTCGGTCAAAAGCTCTACGACCAGGGGCACACCGCCGGCATCGCGCCCGAGTCGTGGGACATCATCCGGCGCAACCCGGCCTTTCTGAAGGCGCCGATCACCACCCAACTCGGCACCGGCGGCAAAAGCTTCAACGTCACGGTGCGCAAAGCGCTCAACCTGTTCGCCAACGTCCGGCCTTGCAAGTCCTATGCGCCGTTCGTCGCCTCGGCACATCCGGGCATGAACCTGGTCATCATTCGCGAGAACGAAGAGGACCTCTATGCCGGCATCGAGCACCGGCAAACCCGCGAGGTGACGCAGGTGCTCAAGCTGATCACGCAACCGGGCACCGAGCGCATCATCCGCTACGCCTTTGAATATGCGCGCGCCTATGGCCGCCGCAAGGTCACCTGCATGACCAAGGACAACATCATGAAGTTGACCGACGGCCTGTTCCATCGCACCTTCGAGCGCATCGCCGCCGAATACTCCGACATTCAGGCCGAGCACATGATCATTGACATCGGCACGGCGCGGCTGGCGGCGCAGCCGGAGCGGTTCGACGTCATCGTCACGCTCAACCTCTACGGAGATATCCTGTCCGACGTGGCAGCGCAGATCGCCGGCTCGATCGGGCTGGCCGGATCGGCCAACGTCGGACCGCGCGTCTCGATGTTCGAGGCGGTGCACGGCAGCGCGCCGGACATCGCCGGCAAGGGCGTGGCCAATCCTTCCGGGTTGTTGGTCGCGGCCACGCAGATGCTGGTTCACCTGGGCCTGGCCGACAGCGCCGAATGCATCAAGAATGCCTGGCTATGCACCCTGGAGGACGGCCTACACACCGCCGACATCTACCGGCCCGAGCTGAGCAACCAACTGGTCGGCACGGCGGCCTTCGCCCGCGCGGTCATCGAGCGGCTGGGCTGCACCCCGCGCCAGTTGCAGCCGGTGCACTACAAGGCGACCGGCATCCGTGCGGCGATTACCGATACCCCCAAGCCCGCGAAGGCGCTGGTCGGCGTGGATGTCTTCCTGGATTGGGATCAGGATGGGCGCGACCCGAATGTGCTCGGCGCTGCGCTGACCCGTCATGCGCCTCCGGGCTGGCAGCTCAAGATGATCACCAACCGCGGCGTGAAGGTCTATCCCGAAGGCTTGCCGGAGACCTTTTGCACCGACCACTGGCGCTGCCGGTTTCTCGCCGTGCCGGAGCCGATCTCCTACGCCGAGGCGCTGATGCTCTTGAATGCGTTGCACGCTGCCGGCTTCGAGATCATCAAGACGGAGAACCTCTACACGTTCGACGGCGAGCGCGGCTATTCGCTAGGACAAGGCGAATGA
- the argJ gene encoding arginine biosynthesis bifunctional protein ArgJ has translation MLNPTLPKGFRAAGIAAGIKKNGKLDLALIASETDCVAAAVFTQNKVKAAPVIYDQRLMAEGHKLRAVVINSGCANACTGEQGLKDCEEMAALTAQHLGCSPTSVFVMSTGVIGVPLPMDKLRAGIPIAAQALSEDGLEAAAQAIMTTDTRPKMAADDITVAGDEKQGGPRMAHLAGIAKGAGMIHPNMATLLAVVTTDAIVAPDVLKKALANAVRKSFNRISVDGDTSTNDTLVVLANGASGLQPTPLEFEILLTSICTDLAKQIVRDGEGATKFITIEVTGARDERMAENVGRTIAKSPLVKTAFYGEDANWGRIIAAAGYSGEDVQPDKMSLWFGGVHVFAKGAPTQYAEAAATAAMKPREIVVRLDLGLGNAGATVWTCDLSHDYVTINGRYRT, from the coding sequence ATGTTGAACCCAACACTTCCCAAGGGCTTCCGCGCAGCGGGTATCGCAGCCGGCATCAAGAAGAACGGCAAGCTCGACTTGGCGCTGATCGCCAGCGAGACGGATTGCGTGGCGGCCGCCGTCTTCACCCAGAACAAGGTGAAGGCGGCGCCGGTGATCTACGACCAGCGGCTGATGGCCGAAGGGCACAAGCTGCGTGCGGTGGTGATCAACTCCGGCTGCGCCAACGCCTGTACGGGCGAGCAGGGCCTGAAAGATTGCGAAGAGATGGCGGCGCTGACGGCGCAGCACCTGGGATGTTCGCCGACGTCCGTGTTCGTCATGTCCACCGGCGTGATCGGCGTGCCGCTGCCGATGGACAAGCTTCGCGCCGGCATCCCCATTGCCGCGCAAGCCCTCTCGGAGGATGGACTCGAGGCGGCCGCCCAAGCTATCATGACGACCGACACGAGGCCGAAGATGGCCGCCGACGACATCACCGTGGCCGGCGACGAGAAACAGGGCGGCCCGCGCATGGCGCACCTGGCCGGCATCGCCAAAGGCGCCGGGATGATCCATCCCAACATGGCCACGCTGCTGGCCGTGGTGACGACCGACGCGATCGTCGCGCCCGACGTGCTGAAGAAGGCGCTGGCCAACGCCGTGCGCAAGTCGTTCAACCGCATCAGCGTAGACGGCGACACCAGCACCAACGACACGCTGGTGGTGCTGGCCAACGGCGCCAGCGGCCTGCAACCCACGCCGTTGGAGTTCGAGATTCTGCTCACCAGCATCTGCACCGACCTGGCCAAGCAGATCGTGCGCGACGGCGAGGGCGCGACCAAGTTCATCACCATCGAGGTGACCGGCGCGCGCGACGAGCGCATGGCCGAGAACGTCGGGCGCACCATCGCCAAGTCGCCGCTGGTGAAGACGGCGTTCTACGGCGAAGACGCCAACTGGGGGCGCATCATCGCTGCGGCCGGCTATAGCGGCGAGGACGTGCAGCCGGACAAGATGTCGCTGTGGTTCGGCGGCGTGCACGTGTTCGCCAAAGGGGCGCCCACCCAATACGCCGAAGCGGCTGCCACCGCCGCGATGAAGCCGCGCGAGATCGTCGTGCGGCTCGACCTGGGGCTGGGCAACGCCGGCGCGACGGTGTGGACGTGCGACCTCTCCCACGACTACGTGACGATCAACGGCAGATATCGCACTTGA